In Alkalihalobacillus sp. FSL W8-0930, a single window of DNA contains:
- the fliJ gene encoding flagellar export protein FliJ, whose translation MQFRYSLQKLMDLKEREKEEAENVYSNAVKTFEEVATELYHLLKRKEALEQDARAKLSNLVSVLDIQSMQASMLFLQDAIVKQQKRTQLARTKMEEKHQLLLDASFEHKKHEKIRDKKRKQFVVEEARLEQLSMDEISVQRFVRQ comes from the coding sequence TTGCAGTTTCGCTATTCCTTACAGAAACTTATGGATTTAAAGGAGAGGGAGAAGGAAGAGGCCGAAAACGTGTATTCAAACGCTGTGAAAACCTTTGAAGAGGTAGCAACAGAACTTTATCATTTACTCAAGCGAAAAGAAGCGCTTGAGCAAGATGCACGTGCAAAGCTATCGAACTTGGTTTCCGTACTCGATATTCAGTCTATGCAAGCCAGTATGTTATTTCTTCAAGATGCAATTGTGAAGCAACAAAAACGTACTCAGCTTGCTAGAACGAAAATGGAAGAAAAGCACCAATTACTTCTAGATGCCTCATTTGAGCACAAAAAGCATGAAAAGATCCGTGATAAGAAACGGAAGCAATTTGTGGTAGAGGAAGCTCGTCTGGAACAGTTAAGTATGGATGAAATTTCTGTGCAACGATTTGTCAGACAGTAA
- a CDS encoding TIGR02530 family flagellar biosynthesis protein, with protein MIDPSLHIKPGYRSQSALKPNVQQHPSHSFSQILKNEQQSITISKHANERLHQRGIRMNQSEWKLISEKLHEASQKGITDALVVTREAALVANTKSQTIITALNRNEATSHIFTNINGTILLDSSI; from the coding sequence ATGATTGATCCGAGTCTCCATATTAAACCAGGTTACAGGTCCCAATCGGCATTAAAGCCAAACGTCCAGCAACACCCTAGCCATTCTTTTAGTCAAATCTTAAAAAATGAACAGCAAAGCATTACCATAAGCAAGCATGCAAATGAACGTCTCCATCAACGAGGCATTCGAATGAATCAATCTGAATGGAAGCTCATTTCTGAAAAGCTACATGAAGCAAGTCAAAAAGGAATTACCGACGCATTAGTTGTCACAAGGGAAGCGGCACTTGTAGCAAACACCAAAAGTCAAACGATAATTACAGCTCTTAATCGGAATGAAGCGACAAGTCATATTTTTACAAATATTAATGGAACCATTCTTTTAGATTCATCAATCTAG
- a CDS encoding flagellar hook-length control protein FliK: MNQFLPFQSVRGFVGLGNQLQSHSSNGSESTAIKENQSDESFVLSFSNVLQQFEGTNSETKEQSLIESIDHKEPEISIEKAIVPFLYADAEVLAEHFDPEMVTNVIIHAIAQEDQDQTNHKALAIGVKDAITDPVTQTNQTDIESKKDNNVVPLSQTHSMTTVEQKSVDSLEPKLTRFSSIEKEFLNRESEELDEFRAIPLENKNKLIMPEPDKTSTQIPLNPKLNESINQVLLKAKSNGSMNQLPLKSELDESVTPITFMPEFEESGHFMQKKEVELSNNREKNQPSLFRMPISALKSFPVQGQQATQSVEDQIVQEQTEILLDTIKRSVDLPKLHQLYEDAELFQQVASKVETFFHSKDQTTLNQLITEIKDAVRPTFRKPVDMDIEGAPNDLKSSEELEKLLMLIRTDKSAMKAKEDTLKPLVVESRVEKTEHSIPNQTFTSRSFNERVNKEASEMELKTTVHSVLPEEGSKSTDRAMAPTVNDMKSTASNESLLAPVKPVHAFDRVQQQAETLKAEGQTEERRFVKTLQRILHQGSMTQRSDGQTTLTLKLFPEHLGKLQIQVIQSGQKLAAQIIAESSATKELVERSLPQLRQALNSQNIAFDQIDVEEFVDRDQQQQHEQQSDHPDHQKDENESRTETSFSFKTLLEGLFS; the protein is encoded by the coding sequence GTGAATCAGTTTTTACCATTTCAAAGTGTGAGAGGTTTTGTTGGATTAGGTAATCAACTCCAGAGTCATTCAAGTAATGGTAGTGAATCAACGGCCATTAAAGAAAACCAATCTGATGAGTCTTTTGTTTTATCATTTTCAAATGTACTCCAACAGTTTGAGGGTACTAACTCTGAAACTAAAGAACAATCCTTAATTGAATCGATTGATCACAAAGAACCTGAAATTAGTATTGAAAAAGCAATCGTACCTTTTTTATATGCAGATGCCGAAGTATTAGCTGAACATTTTGATCCGGAAATGGTCACAAATGTTATTATTCACGCTATTGCTCAAGAAGATCAGGATCAAACGAATCATAAGGCGTTAGCGATAGGAGTCAAAGATGCAATAACCGATCCAGTAACCCAAACGAACCAAACAGATATAGAATCCAAAAAAGATAACAACGTTGTTCCACTTTCTCAAACTCACAGCATGACAACTGTTGAACAAAAAAGCGTAGATAGTTTAGAGCCAAAATTGACTCGTTTTTCTTCTATTGAGAAAGAATTTCTTAACCGGGAATCAGAAGAATTAGATGAATTTCGCGCAATACCTTTGGAAAACAAAAACAAATTAATTATGCCTGAACCTGATAAGACAAGTACTCAGATACCATTAAACCCTAAACTCAATGAATCAATTAATCAGGTGTTATTAAAGGCTAAATCCAATGGATCGATGAATCAGCTACCATTAAAATCTGAATTGGATGAATCAGTTACTCCGATAACATTTATGCCAGAGTTTGAAGAGTCAGGACATTTCATGCAAAAAAAAGAAGTAGAACTCTCTAATAATCGAGAGAAAAATCAACCTTCTTTATTCCGAATGCCTATATCAGCTTTAAAAAGCTTTCCTGTTCAAGGGCAGCAAGCTACTCAATCAGTTGAAGATCAAATAGTGCAAGAGCAGACAGAAATTCTGCTAGATACTATTAAACGAAGTGTAGATCTACCAAAACTTCATCAATTATATGAGGATGCTGAACTTTTTCAACAAGTGGCAAGTAAAGTAGAAACATTCTTCCATTCAAAGGATCAAACAACACTTAATCAATTAATCACTGAGATTAAGGACGCGGTACGTCCGACGTTTAGGAAACCGGTTGACATGGATATTGAGGGTGCGCCAAATGATTTAAAATCATCTGAAGAGCTTGAAAAGCTATTAATGCTTATTAGAACGGATAAGTCAGCTATGAAAGCAAAAGAGGACACTCTTAAACCATTGGTTGTTGAATCTAGAGTTGAAAAAACAGAACACTCCATACCAAACCAAACTTTCACTTCACGTTCCTTTAATGAACGTGTGAATAAAGAAGCGAGTGAGATGGAGTTAAAAACCACTGTCCATTCTGTACTACCAGAAGAGGGAAGTAAATCAACTGATCGCGCGATGGCCCCAACAGTAAATGACATGAAATCTACCGCTTCAAATGAGAGTCTACTAGCACCAGTAAAACCGGTCCATGCATTTGATCGGGTACAGCAACAAGCTGAAACGTTGAAGGCAGAAGGACAAACGGAAGAAAGACGCTTTGTTAAAACACTTCAACGTATTTTGCATCAAGGTTCAATGACTCAGCGGTCTGATGGACAAACGACTTTAACGTTAAAGCTTTTCCCTGAACACCTTGGGAAATTGCAGATTCAAGTGATTCAAAGTGGTCAGAAACTTGCTGCACAAATTATTGCGGAATCAAGTGCGACAAAAGAATTAGTGGAACGGAGCTTGCCTCAATTAAGACAAGCACTAAATTCACAAAATATCGCATTTGATCAAATTGACGTAGAAGAGTTTGTGGATCGGGATCAACAGCAACAGCATGAACAACAATCAGATCATCCAGATCATCAGAAGGATGAGAATGAATCACGAACAGAGACAAGCTTTTCCTTTAAAACACTATTAGAAGGTTTGTTTTCATAA
- the flgG gene encoding flagellar basal body rod protein FlgG — MIKSMYSGISGMKNFQTKLDVIGNNIANVNTYGFKKGRVTFQDLVSQQLAGATAAQDGGRGGINSKQVGAGSTLGSIDTIHEGATSQFTGRSLDLSIEGEGYFVVSDGEQDYYTRSGNFYLDQNGNLTTAEGFIVNGVGGGAITIPNTTQSFSISKDGTVNLVDENGQAAVAGTIGLVSFANTSGLSKVGGNTFIPTANSGQPTATEAPGANGTGSINSSMLEMSNVDLSEEFTEMIVAQRGFQSNSKIITTSDEILQELLNLKR; from the coding sequence ATGATTAAATCAATGTATTCAGGGATTTCCGGTATGAAAAACTTTCAAACGAAGCTTGATGTAATTGGTAACAACATCGCGAACGTAAATACATACGGCTTCAAGAAAGGCCGTGTAACATTCCAGGATCTCGTCAGCCAACAGCTTGCAGGAGCTACAGCGGCTCAAGACGGAGGCCGTGGAGGGATTAACTCCAAACAGGTAGGAGCAGGTTCAACACTTGGATCAATTGATACGATTCATGAAGGGGCGACAAGTCAATTTACGGGGCGTTCTCTTGATCTTTCCATTGAAGGTGAAGGATATTTTGTAGTAAGTGATGGGGAACAAGATTATTACACTCGCTCAGGGAACTTCTATCTAGATCAAAATGGAAATCTTACAACTGCAGAAGGATTTATAGTGAATGGTGTTGGAGGAGGAGCTATTACTATACCAAATACTACCCAAAGCTTTTCCATAAGTAAGGATGGAACGGTCAATTTAGTAGATGAAAATGGGCAAGCAGCAGTGGCTGGTACGATTGGTTTAGTTAGTTTCGCAAACACAAGTGGTCTATCAAAAGTGGGTGGGAATACATTCATTCCAACAGCCAACTCTGGTCAGCCTACAGCTACTGAAGCTCCAGGAGCTAATGGTACAGGTTCGATTAACTCATCAATGCTTGAAATGTCAAACGTTGATCTTTCAGAAGAATTTACGGAAATGATCGTTGCCCAACGTGGATTCCAATCAAATTCAAAGATCATCACGACATCTGATGAAATTTTACAAGAGCTTCTTAATTTAAAACGATAA
- the flgD gene encoding flagellar hook assembly protein FlgD, which translates to MMTSITNDFLLPKPSQAVRSGDSLGKDDFLKLLLIQLQNQDPSNPVDDREFIAQMATFSSLEQMTNMNKTLETFVQSQSKQTLLQYSELINKEITYELGDSTSLEGEQKTARVTSVKYDRDRVLQIGLEDGTWILEKQVVGIAPGIEDKVND; encoded by the coding sequence ATGATGACATCCATTACAAATGATTTTTTATTACCTAAACCTTCTCAAGCTGTACGGAGTGGCGATAGCTTAGGTAAGGATGATTTCTTAAAACTACTTTTAATACAATTACAGAACCAAGATCCAAGTAATCCAGTAGATGACAGAGAATTTATTGCTCAAATGGCTACCTTCTCATCTCTAGAGCAGATGACGAATATGAACAAAACATTAGAAACGTTTGTTCAATCTCAGTCAAAACAAACGTTGTTGCAATATAGTGAGTTAATTAATAAAGAGATTACGTATGAGCTTGGTGATTCCACTTCGCTTGAAGGAGAACAAAAAACAGCGAGGGTTACATCAGTAAAGTACGACCGCGACCGCGTTCTTCAAATTGGTTTGGAGGATGGTACATGGATTCTGGAAAAACAAGTCGTTGGGATTGCTCCGGGCATTGAGGACAAGGTGAATGATTGA
- the fliL gene encoding flagellar basal body-associated protein FliL, whose protein sequence is MFKSKLGVVLLVMFLTLAVAGGAVFLSWDYITAGEKENAEPTIDEIIERSYDTEELTTNLLNNGFVRSKYKIQLDSKDALHELEKRDFQVTNVIITTLSGKEATDLSGPDGKLALEEELKEQINELMQEGTVQKVYMTEWVLQ, encoded by the coding sequence GTGTTTAAAAGTAAGCTAGGTGTTGTTTTGCTAGTTATGTTTTTAACATTAGCTGTGGCTGGTGGAGCCGTCTTTTTATCTTGGGATTACATAACTGCAGGAGAAAAAGAAAATGCAGAGCCGACGATTGATGAAATTATTGAACGCTCCTATGATACGGAAGAGTTAACGACCAATCTATTAAACAATGGCTTTGTTCGTTCAAAATACAAGATTCAACTAGATAGTAAGGATGCGCTACATGAACTAGAAAAAAGAGATTTTCAAGTAACAAACGTCATCATTACAACCTTATCAGGGAAAGAGGCAACGGATCTTAGTGGACCTGACGGAAAATTGGCTCTGGAAGAAGAACTGAAAGAGCAAATTAATGAACTCATGCAAGAGGGAACGGTTCAAAAGGTGTATATGACTGAATGGGTTTTGCAATAA
- a CDS encoding flagellar FlbD family protein: MCLLHNEMIRLQRLNGQFFLLNALLIEQVEAIPETSITLIGGKKIIVKNEIEEVYTLINDCFGKVGVLGSVFKKGGK; this comes from the coding sequence ATGTGCCTGCTACATAATGAGATGATAAGACTACAACGACTGAATGGACAATTTTTCTTGTTAAATGCGTTATTAATTGAGCAAGTAGAAGCCATCCCAGAAACAAGTATTACGTTAATAGGCGGAAAAAAGATCATTGTCAAAAATGAGATCGAAGAAGTATATACACTCATTAATGATTGTTTTGGGAAAGTGGGGGTCCTGGGATCAGTTTTTAAGAAGGGAGGAAAGTAA
- the fliI gene encoding flagellar protein export ATPase FliI codes for MINQTLVDSIQAMSTRKWYGKVTRVVGLTIESTGPIAAVGDICFIHSGRDGSGRIQAEVVGFKESNVLLMPFSDTVEIAPGNLVECTEKPLSVPVGHSLIGQIIDAVGQPLTSSNMQDPVEWVPVEQSPPNPLQRPRITERLGLGVRVIDGLFSVGKGQRMGIFAGSGVGKSTLLAMIAKYSTADVNVIALIGERGREVKDFVERDLGEEGMKKTVLLVVTSDQPALMRVKGALTATAVAEYFRDQGLSVNLMMDSVTRFAMAQREIGLAIGEPPTTKGYPPSVFAMLPKLLERSGTNEHGSITAFYTVLVDGDDMNEPIADAVRGILDGHLVLDRQLANKGQFPAIHVLKSVSRVMSDIVSTQHLTAAATLRELLSIYTDAEDLISIGAYKRGSNAKLDEAVAAHPDILTFIKQATNEQVTFDETERHLVGRF; via the coding sequence ATGATCAATCAAACGCTAGTTGATTCGATTCAAGCAATGTCAACAAGAAAGTGGTATGGAAAGGTGACCAGAGTTGTTGGTTTGACCATTGAATCAACAGGTCCGATTGCTGCAGTAGGAGACATTTGCTTTATTCACTCCGGTCGAGATGGGAGCGGAAGAATTCAAGCAGAGGTTGTTGGTTTTAAAGAAAGTAACGTGTTATTAATGCCTTTTTCAGATACGGTAGAAATCGCACCTGGTAATTTAGTTGAGTGTACTGAAAAGCCATTAAGCGTTCCTGTTGGCCATAGCTTAATCGGGCAAATCATCGACGCAGTTGGTCAGCCACTCACCTCTTCAAACATGCAGGATCCAGTAGAATGGGTTCCCGTAGAGCAATCGCCACCTAACCCACTACAACGACCTCGAATTACGGAGCGTTTAGGGCTTGGTGTACGAGTCATTGATGGATTATTTAGTGTAGGCAAAGGTCAGCGGATGGGAATTTTTGCAGGAAGTGGAGTAGGGAAAAGTACACTGCTTGCTATGATTGCAAAGTATTCCACCGCAGATGTGAATGTCATTGCTCTCATTGGAGAGCGTGGGCGCGAGGTTAAAGACTTTGTTGAACGCGATTTAGGTGAAGAAGGTATGAAAAAAACGGTTCTTTTAGTCGTAACCTCTGATCAACCTGCACTTATGAGAGTAAAAGGCGCGCTTACTGCTACGGCAGTGGCTGAGTATTTTAGAGACCAGGGACTAAGTGTGAACTTGATGATGGATTCGGTCACACGATTTGCAATGGCTCAACGTGAAATCGGGCTAGCTATTGGTGAACCACCAACAACAAAAGGATATCCACCTTCTGTATTTGCCATGCTGCCAAAGCTTCTAGAACGTTCAGGTACAAATGAACATGGGAGTATTACAGCTTTTTATACGGTTCTTGTAGACGGAGATGATATGAATGAACCGATCGCTGATGCTGTTCGAGGCATCCTGGATGGACACCTTGTTTTAGATCGACAGCTAGCGAACAAAGGTCAGTTTCCGGCCATTCATGTATTAAAAAGTGTGTCTCGTGTGATGAGCGACATTGTATCTACTCAACATTTAACTGCCGCTGCTACATTACGTGAATTGTTGTCTATTTATACAGATGCAGAAGATTTAATTTCAATAGGTGCGTACAAAAGAGGCTCAAATGCGAAGCTGGACGAAGCAGTGGCCGCACATCCAGATATATTGACTTTCATCAAGCAAGCGACAAATGAACAAGTAACATTTGATGAAACAGAACGACACTTAGTCGGTCGATTCTAA